The Streptomyces durmitorensis genome contains the following window.
CGCCGCCGATCTGCTGCTGTTCCCGCGCAACATCGACGCCCAGGAGGCGTACGACCTGGGCATCGCCAACAAGGTCGTACCCGAGGCCGAGTTGGCCGCCGAGGCCCTGAAGGTGGCCCGCACCCTGGCCGAGGGCCCGACCCTCGCCTACGGGGCCCTCAAGGAGTCCCTGGCCTACGCGGCGGGCCACACCCTGGAGGAGTCCCTGGAGAAGGAGGACGAACTCCAGGCGAAGGCGGGCGCGTCCGAGGACCACGCGATCGCCGTCCAGGCGTTCCTGGACAAGGCGAAGCCCAAGTACCTCGGCCGTTAGGCCGCCGCACCCGGGCCCCCGGAGCCGCGGATCACGCAGTCCTCCAGGTGGTCGTTGACCAGGCCGCAGGCCTGCATCAGGGCGTACGCCGTGGTGGGGCCGACGAATCGGATGCCGCGCTTCTTCAGGTCCTTGGACAGGGCCGTGGACTCGGGCGTGATCGCCGGTACGTCGGCCAGCACGCTCGGGGCCTTGCGCGATGCGGGGTCCGGCGCGTGCGACCAGATGAGCTCGTCGAGATCGCCGTCGGCCCATTCGGCGAGCACGCGCGCGTTGGCGAGGGTCGCGTCGACCTTGGCGCGGTTGCGGATGATGCCGGGGTCGGCGAGCAGCCGCTCCCGGTCGGCGTCGGTGAACCGCGCGACCTCGTCGATCCGGAAACCGGCGAAGGCGGCGCGGAAGCCCTCGCGGCGGCGCAGGATCGTGATCCAGGAGAGGCCCGACTGGAAGGCTTCCAGGCAGAGCCTTTCGTACAGCGCGTCGTCCCCGTGGACCGGGCGGCCCCACTCCTCGTCGTGGTACGTCACGTAGTCCTCGGTCGAGAGGCCCCAGGGGCAGCGCAGTCTGCCGTCCGGGCCCGCCACCGCGTCGCCGCTCACCGGCCGTTCTCCTCTTCGGCCGCGTCCTTCGGAGCGTCCTGGTCCTGGGTCATCGTCGCCGGGGCGTGCTTCTTGAGGAGGCCGGGGCCGCCGACCGCGGTGGCCTGGGCGCCGGCGAGCGCCGCCTCCAGCTCCGCGATGTGGGCGTCGCGCTCGGCCAGTTCGGCGGCGAGGCGGCCGAGGGCGTCGTCCACGTCCGCCATGCGATAGCCCCGCAGGGTCAGCGGGAAGCGCAGCGCCTCCACGTCCGCGCGGCGCAGGGCGCGGTCGGGGGGCAGCGGGTCGGTGAACCGCTCGGCCGCCACGTCGGGCAGGGCGGCCCGCTCCCCGCCGCCCACGACGGCCAGCGTCACCGCGCCGACCACCACGACGAGGGCGATGACCAGGAACAAGAACAAGACCATCTCTTCAGGCCCCCACGCTCGACTGCCGTGCTCAAACTGTCAGGGTCTGATCGTGCCATGCGCCTGTGACAGTTAAGGTCGCAGGCGGCCGGACCACGGCACCGACGAAGGAGGTTCACAGGGGATGCTCAGGCTTGGCAGGCGTGAATTCGACGCGCACGAGCCGGTGATCATGGCGATCGTGAACCGGACCCCTGACTCCTTCTACGACCAGGGCGCCACATTCCGCGACGAACCCGCGCTCGCCCGCGTGGAGCAGGCGGTGTCGGAGGGCGCCGCCATCATCGACATCGGCGGGGTCAAGGCCGGTCCCGGTGAGGAAGTCACCGCGGACGAGGAGGCGCGGCGGACGGTCGGCTTCGTCGCCGAGGTGCGCAAGCGTTTCCCCGATGTCGTCATCAGCGTCGACACATGGCGGCACGACGTCGGCGACGCCGTCTGCGAGGCGGGAGCCGACCTCCTGAACGACGCGTGGGGCGGGGTCGATCCCCGGCTCGCGGAGGTGGCAGCGCGCCATGGCGTGGGCCTGGTGTGCACGCACGCGGGTGGCGCCGAGCCGCGTACCCGCCCCCATCGGGTGACGTACGAGGACGTCATGGCCGACATCCTCTCGGTCACGCTCGGCCTCGCCGAGCGCGCGGTCGCGCTCGGGGTGCCGCGTGAGTCCGTGATGATCGATCCCGGGCACGACTTCGGGAAGAACACGCGGCATTCCCTGGAGGCGACGCGGCGGCTCGGGGAGATGGTGGAGACCGGGTGGCCCGTCCTGGTGTCCCTGTCCAACAAGGACTTCGTCGGGGAGACGCTCGACAAGCCCGTCAAGGAGCGCGTGGTGGGGACCCTCGCCACCACCGCGGTGTCGGCGTGGCTGGGGGCGCAGGTGTACCGGGTGCACGAGGTCGCGGAGACGCGGCAGGTGCTCGACATGGTCGCGACCATCGCAGGGCACCGGGATCCGGCCGTGGCTCGGCGGGGGCTGGCGTAAGGAGCCCGACCTCGAACGCCCGGCAGGCTGAACAGGGGACGAGCCGCGGGGTGATCAGGTGGGCGGGCGGGGAAGATCCGTCCGAAGTAGCTCGCCCCGCCCGCCCGGCCAGGGCCTAGCGGCCGACTTCCTTGGTCACCAGCGTGACCGCCTCGTCCACGTCGTCCGTGATGTGGAAGAGGTGCAGGTCGTGCTCCGACGCCTTGCCACCTGCCACCACCGTGTCACGCAGCCAGTCGACGAGGCCGCCCCAGTACTCCGAGCCGAAGAGGACGATCGGGAAGCGGGTCACCTTGCGGGTCTGGACGAGGGTCAGGGCCTCGAAGAGCTCGTCCAGGGTGCCGAGGCCGCCGGGCAGGACCACGAAGCCTTGGGCATACTTCACAAACATTGTCTTTCGCACAAAAAAGTAGCGAAAGTTCACGCCGATATCGACGTGTTCGTTGAGGCCCTGCTCGAAGGGCAGCTCGATGCCGAGGCCGACGGAGACGCCCTTGGCCTCGCGCGCTCCCTTGTTGGCCGC
Protein-coding sequences here:
- a CDS encoding DNA-3-methyladenine glycosylase I; translation: MSGDAVAGPDGRLRCPWGLSTEDYVTYHDEEWGRPVHGDDALYERLCLEAFQSGLSWITILRRREGFRAAFAGFRIDEVARFTDADRERLLADPGIIRNRAKVDATLANARVLAEWADGDLDELIWSHAPDPASRKAPSVLADVPAITPESTALSKDLKKRGIRFVGPTTAYALMQACGLVNDHLEDCVIRGSGGPGAAA
- a CDS encoding DivIVA domain-containing protein, whose protein sequence is MVLFLFLVIALVVVVGAVTLAVVGGGERAALPDVAAERFTDPLPPDRALRRADVEALRFPLTLRGYRMADVDDALGRLAAELAERDAHIAELEAALAGAQATAVGGPGLLKKHAPATMTQDQDAPKDAAEEENGR
- the folP gene encoding dihydropteroate synthase, with the protein product MLRLGRREFDAHEPVIMAIVNRTPDSFYDQGATFRDEPALARVEQAVSEGAAIIDIGGVKAGPGEEVTADEEARRTVGFVAEVRKRFPDVVISVDTWRHDVGDAVCEAGADLLNDAWGGVDPRLAEVAARHGVGLVCTHAGGAEPRTRPHRVTYEDVMADILSVTLGLAERAVALGVPRESVMIDPGHDFGKNTRHSLEATRRLGEMVETGWPVLVSLSNKDFVGETLDKPVKERVVGTLATTAVSAWLGAQVYRVHEVAETRQVLDMVATIAGHRDPAVARRGLA
- a CDS encoding TIGR00730 family Rossman fold protein, whose product is MGSPEGQGPPEEQHLGPVVRRREQITPGTTDQRLLDTDAEGESEWVHTDPWRVMRIQSEFVEGFGALAELPSAISVFGSARTPVGSPEYEAGIRIGKALVDAGFAVITGGGPGAMEAANKGAREAKGVSVGLGIELPFEQGLNEHVDIGVNFRYFFVRKTMFVKYAQGFVVLPGGLGTLDELFEALTLVQTRKVTRFPIVLFGSEYWGGLVDWLRDTVVAGGKASEHDLHLFHITDDVDEAVTLVTKEVGR